tggaagaattgcataacgccacctGTACCAACCCAGAAATAcactcaaaattggagttaatgccAGACATGTTCAGCTGGAGGCTTCaaaatcttcaggaacaagaagctgatgaaggtgaatatgatgacatggatgaagatcaagatgaagactccgaggaggaagaagatgacacaactgatggatactattcagataaagtaccttctgacgaagaattttaattttttttcgtcTTTTTTTTCTTCaatgtaatcttcttttttttaagataattaaatgatatatttctatctttattagcaaaacgccaaaaaatactaaaaaatggttaaccctaacaaaacgccaaaatacaaaaaatatttttcttgcttaaaattttatttactccgttattgtattttgacATGTTGTTCTGCATaaggccatttaaaaaaaaacgccaaaattaGAAGATGGGATGTCAataacctataaaactgataaaagctaATCAACtgagaaaatacaaaaaacagaaactgaaaagacagttactttattactatcatttattacaataaaaaatcccgcctaaactacgcgccaaaaaactcctataagagaagggtctatacacaatgaaattaaacacacccagaaaaacacaaaaacgccatatcctctagaaaACACTCCCTTTAAAACGTCATAGATGGCGAAGCTTTCACTGAAATGCATCATTTTTCTGAGGGTgttaactcaataatattttgctgaatgagatggacaaatattcaagaaaaaagagactgatgacattGATATGTCATCATGTAAGCTATGTTCTTGATGATTATTTGAATGGAATAAAGAGATCAACACAAgggtaaaatgctattttggactccattattacaaatagcatcaagcaagagttgatctttaatgacatgccaccaaacaagaatatcacacaaAAAAACAGGTTGCCACTAAGCAGCTTCTACTAAAAAAACGGGGTTTAtgaaggaaagttggcatctagctaaagtattcaaaaaggttcaaaacgccaaaaacaaattcaagaaaagaagaggctgatgacattgaagattcggaagaaaaattagattaccattttgtattatttttgttttcattttatattgttttgatatcaagttatatgttgttttcttatataaataaaatacattattatataaaacgccaaaaattacaaacaccaaaacgccggtagtatgaaaactgggagaacagctgttggcaaagcaccttgtaaaaaggggtattaaacgccaaaaaaattggtCTTCTGTAATCTTATGCAAATTTtaatgactcgtagtgaatttttatacaaaaggccaaaaacgccaaaaaattaaccagtaaacgctataacgccaaaaagttataaatgtgacacaaaaacaattaattcaacgccaaaaagtttaaaaaaatatagttAACGCCAAAAAAAACTTAGAGGCCATAAAATATCATACCGCGtagggaaaataaaagaagaatgaaaagacaaaaaaagcccctccgcccttctctatgctGCGGGACACGTGCTGGGctaggaagcgttctcaccgttctcacacttttgagcgttttctcctgatcccgtttatatatatatatatatatatatatatatatatatattgtttatacATATGTTTAACATTTGTGAAAACGgtaataacaaattataaacaTGATGAGTTTTTAAATTTTTGGTTACGTCAAATAATGATGGGTATATAATTTTTTTGGTTATCCCATCTTCTTTTGATAGGTTTGTTTTTATTTACTAAAGTAGATATATTATACTAAAATATAGGTGAGTAgataactaatattaattattaagaaTTAAGAATATTGAAAAGATATAATCATGAATATAagattatttctaatatatattaaattcaatcatttaattttctttatattaactatttattatttattatattatatggTTGAGATAGCATGATAAATTGACACATGACATTTTGATGAAATCCTTTATCATAAGCTAATACGATGTGACAGTAAAGttattttttattagtattagattacaggggaatgttcaaatgaaaaccattagttattgtgaaaactcgaaaactaattaaaaaagccaaaaaaaacaaaccaatttttttttttttttttgcataataattttcgctacttttagtatataaaaaaattttcaaaaaaaaaaattgtagtgcacatgtgtaatactacacatgtgtataattaataaaccaaatcaaatgaatagtgtttttaatatattttaataatatatattttttaatacctTAACTATTTTAATACTATTAAAATACATTAATTTTAATatctttattattttaatataataataattattattattttctatacTTTCTAAGttggataagcttggtgtcaaccaatactggtatcgaaaatatcGATACGGTCCGATTCATTATCGGTACAGgatgtatacacatgtgtattattacacatgtgtaatacaaattttttttttttttgaaaaaaagtttttttatatacaaaaacctgcgattttttataaaaaaattgaaaaaaagaaaaaaaaaactttgtggtgtgttttttaggctttttttagttagttttcgagttttcacaataaaagtgattTTCATTTGGACCATCCCCTTAGATTATATTCATTAAATATATCGAGAGAGAGAATTATGATAAAATAGGTATCGAGTGAAAAGAACCAAATGAACTACTGTAAGTCATTGATCTAACTGCCATCAATGGTTGGCTCAAATTTAGTTATCTTtaatatttttttcctttttatttaaaaaaaagagtaaactttTGTTTTACTCTTTGTGATTTGGttgttttaacggttttgctaaaaatagccattttactccctgatcttttggttttgtcgccagtttgctccaCGGCCTAAACTCCATCCATATTGTATGTTaactgaaagggtattttggtaatttcaagtATAAAATAAGGGTACTTTGGTAATTATattgtattatattatatattcttCTAATTTGCAACACATTTATGCAATTGATGGTTGTACTTCATGCTTTAACTGTTTTCTATGCACACACCAAGGATATAATTGgcttagggtgaagggggtgcacacctaataggtgagtgcactctcttacgccaaaccaatccccgtgtgccacgtcaactcccctcttaaactcctctaacacccccatttgatggcgccactcccctcttaactccccttatttttttattcaaaaaaaaaaataaaagaaataaaatggtTTGATTGGCTGGAAATATGGGGCCCACCACCTTTCTCCCTCACCGCTCTCGTTGAACCACCACCGTTCTCCCTCACCGATTCGGGTCCCCGCAAcgttggcggcggtgttcccgatcggggaaggCGCTCACCGAAGGGGGTTACCGAGTACGCCCCGGACACCCTTAAGATTATTGTACATTCTGCTTCagttatgttttttacacttccGCTTGCCACGTATCCTAACACTCATCATCTATCATACTCTGTCAATTATATATTCTTCTAATTTGCAACACATTTATGCAATTGATGGTTGTACTTCATGCTTTAACTGTTTTCTATGCACACACCAAGGATATAATTGGCTTAAGATTATTGTACATTCTGCTTCagttatgttttttacacttccACTTGCCACGTATCCTAACACTCATCATCTATCATACTCTGTCAAAACTCAAAAGCAAACCCAGAGTAATCATTCTCGCTCACCAtctagagagggagagagagaaggGGGCGTGACGTGAGGTGCCGGTGTTGAAAGGTTGTGGTGGTGAGAGGGGTTGTGGCGGTGGCAATGGTGGTGACGGTGACGGTAGATACGATGGTAGGAGGCAGCAACTTTGTGTATGTTTGGGTATGAGATAAATCACCATTCTTCCACAATCATAAACCCTAACTTCCGATTCTCAATCAATACGCAATCGGGTACGCATAAGGTTTACTTTTCATTAATCACAAATTAGGTTTTCGTTCTTATTATTTTGATTCTGTTCGGATTTGATGTTCACTTATGAATCGCATTGGAATTGTTCGATTCATGTAATAAATTGACTGAAATTGAAGCGTTAAGAGTGAGAGTGTCACTATTGTCGTTGTTCGATTCACAGCGGTTCTGATCTGAACTGTTTGTCCGATTTGTTGAGGTAGACTCCTATTCTGTAATGGTACCACTATAACAGTGAGGGATAATTCTGTCTGACTTGAGCGACAATCAAAGTCCGGCGAATTCAAAATCCATGGTTTGTTGCATTGGCGAAGCTTGGGGGTCGATTTTTCCCAATTccggggggcgaaaacgtatatacctaaaagtTTCTATACGAAATAACACTACGcgtcgaaaagttcgggggggggggggggggggcgcccCTCCCGCCCCAAGGAAGCTGCGCCCCTGGTTTGTTGTAAGTTTTTTTTGGTTAAgtaaatatttgatgattttaaatgGACTATTGTTTCTATATAGTAAATAAATGAATGAATTAAGAGTAATGGAATTGAAAGGCATGTATGTATGTCAACGATTTGGTTGtgatatatataatttattatatttatacgTCCAATTATGATACTTAATCTAACATGAAGGAGCTTCAAAAGGTCAAATGGAAGACGAATCTTTGTTCCACACAACATCTAAATTTGTAACAGAGATGATGTTTGAAGTTTTGAACCGGCCCTTTAAATGGTCAAATGGAAGACAAATCTTTGTTCCACACAACATCTAGATTATGTCCAAGTTGGTCCTCCCATGCACGTTTTCTCAATTTTAGTGATTGacaattttcattttttttcttttgttataGTTCTTTGTTGGCGGCAACTAGAAGTGTGTATGTAATCTTGCCTTCTTATTTCCTTGATTACTGAACCTGTCTAAATATTGATCTACTATATGGTAAAACGTATATAGGCTAACATTTGCTCttatttgtttatattttttaCACTATGGCATATCGTTCTTTTATAGATTTTAGATTTTAAGAAGGTGATTATTATTATATACATGCTTCGGTGTAACTTAACTTTTGTTTGCTTTGTACATACTAATCGATATCAAATATGACGCAACAAGAGTGTAAACCATGAGGTGAGTTGATTAAAGGACAGTTGAGGGACCTAGAAAGAAGAACACTTGAGGTGAGTTGTTTATCTTAATAGCATTCCTTTATCTTACTCTTCTAGCAGAGTTTATTTTTTATGTGTTAATGTGTTATGTTGAATTTTGTGACCTTGGAATGACATGTAATAGTAGGTCATTAAAGTTAAGTGTTAGAAATATCAAATGGTTGGTAAAAACGAGGTAAAAAGTAGGTCGATTGGTGGGTGTAAATGGAATGACTTTTCCCAATCCCTAAAGTAAAAGACGAAGACAACGAGTGACGTGTTTCTGAGGAAGTAAACTTAGGATCCAGCTGGATGTACCGGAAATTGTTGATACGCTTTTGCTCTTAGTATAGTTTGTAATGTCATTATTAGTATTAGTAATGATGATGTTGTAATAGACCTGGAGATTAGCAAAATAGTTGATGaaaccttggtttaaaaaagcgcgcctTAAGCGCGATTAAGCGTGAAGCGCACCTAGGCGCAAAGTAGATCGCTTTGTGTGACATAAGGCGCAGGGTGTACAAGAAGCGCAGCTGAGGCACGCTTTTTAGGGGAAAATCGACACAAGGCGCAGCTGAGGCGCGCGCTTTTTGTACATGGGGTGTTTCTAAGCTTCTGAGTGTTGTACACCAGGCTTTTTATGTTGTACATTTATGTTTTTTTCattataaaacatatataaagcttaATTATAGCTAAATCATAGGTATTGGATGCTAAACACTTATGGggcatataaaataaattatataattaCTTTGCGCTTCGCGTACGAAAAGCtcaccgcttttgcgcttcgcTTTTTAAAAATCGGTTTTAGGCCTCATCGCTTTTGTGCGCTtcccgcttttttaaaccaaggatGAAACTTAAATTTGATTGCATACTGGAAGTTAATGAATTAAATTTAGGTTGCAGCCCAAAATCTATAAGCTCACTAACTAATTTGTACCCCAAACAAATAGCAAAATAGCCGCCCAGTAATAACTTGCAGAGTTGCAGCCCATAGGTTAGCAAAATACAAGCCCATTAATAGTTTGAAGAGTCACAACCCAAAAATTAGCAAAAATAGCAGCCCAGTTATCTTCAAATGCCTTATAAGTTATTAGCATTGTAGTTGAATGATGTGATGCCgctaaagttttgaaaaacaacaTGGTTAGTAAACAATAGGTTGATTGGTGGTGGTGCAGTCACCATGCGTGACTTGCTTGAGTTGTTCCGCCCGGGGTAATACACCATCTTGAGAACGTAAATCTAAAATTATTGCTCTTTTTTGCTATTATTAAAGGAATCCACTCGCTATTAGTTTCAATGTGAATTATAAAATCGCTGGTAACTTGCTTCTTATTTATAAACTTTTAGTTATGTTTGTCTATGTGTTTGATGATATTCATCCAGGTGTCAAATAGGTTATGATGAGTTGAGTGAAAACCGTCTCTTGATGCGGCAAAATCTGAAGACAGCAGGTGCGAGTTTCTCCACTTGCAACTTCTATTGCAACCATGGTCGTCTAATAGACAAATTTGCACCAAAAATGTCAGTCGGGTAATGGACCAAAAATGTCGACTTTTAATATCAATAAGACTTTCACTTATGTGTTAGGAGGTTTTACGTATTAAAAAATAATACGGCCAACTTTCAACCCGTTTGATCTGGTTTTTcagcttttttttattttaacaattTAGAGGTATAAGTTGACCCTATTGCGTTTTAGATTTGTGATATTTTTAGTATTTTAACTTGCCTCTCCTTTTTAGAAGTCAGTGAAAAAGTCGTGAATTAAAGTGTAATTATTTTTATTTGGTATGCAAGCTATATCTTTACAAGATATTGATActtatttattttgatcaatAATATTTTCTAATTTCTTAATAATTGAGGGGTTTGTAGAGAGTGAAAGCTATGGAGAATGACCTAAACTTTTATGTTTAAACTTTGCAGGTCAATATCTGTAGGCATAGCTACAAGCCGTATGTCCTTACGATTTTTGTTTCAGTATTCATTTGAGTTTATCGTGCAGGTACATTGCCTAATTTCACGGGAAACTTAGCTTCAATAGATCATTAGACACGTTACGTACGATCTAGCGGCAATTGCTACCAAACCCCGCCACAACGCGGCGGGGCTGTTTTCTAGTTATATCTATTTGTAACATTTGTTGGCATAAAGAGTTGTAACTTCAGCTTATTTGGTGTTATGTGCTTTGTATTGTTTATGCAACTTTTTGCCATTTcactttttctttttttgttttcattttaccAACACAACACAACTTAAAACCCTAGAGAGAGATAAAGAcagagttagagagagagagagagttagaaGTTTGAAGGTGGCCTTTGCCTTCGGCCGACCATTCTGCTCTGGCGAACGACCGAGATGCCACCCCAGTAGTGTGATTCTGTGGTCCTTTACGCGACTAGGGTTCCGACGGCTACACTAATAAATATTACCCATCTTCCCCTTCACCACCGTTCGATCGCCATTGCATTCATTGTGTTAAATCCCCAAATTTTGTTTCAGTGATGCTTCTTCCCTGATATTTGGGATTTCGGAGACCATGCTTCCTTCATCACATGGTAATTACTACTCATGTGTTTACTTATTACTGAAATTAGTTTAAAAAGTGTGTTTGTTTGTAGGTTTCTTAATGTTAacttttgagatttgtgtgtttACGATGTTGTGATATTGTTTCTGTGTGTGTTTGTATGGAAGATACTGTTGTTGAAATTTGTGTTGTGTTGTGATGTTATGTTTAGTGAAGTTGTTGTGGACGATTGTATTGTTTATTGAAAATGAGGTTTTGTTAGGTGATGgaagggatgatgatgatgatgatacatcCAGCTGGTATCTTGCTTATGGTTACTAGCTTCATGCTTGGTTTTGAAGTTTTAAAAGCTGCAAGTGGTTAAGATTTTAGTACCCATTTAAGAGATGAATTAGGAAGTTTTATTTAAGTTGATTGTATGCATATGTTGAAAAGCATGTCACTCTATTTGATTTAAGATGAATGTACACACATGCACTCTAGGATTTAAACTCCCAACATGTACAAAATTATAACAATGGAACGTACATACCTGGGATCTTGCTTAAGTTGGAGTGTTTTGGGGTGTAGGTTTAGTAGGTGGAGAAAACAGGAAGGCGTATCGGTTTAAGCCTGGGACTCAGGAGCTACATGAGATTAGGCGTTTGCAAAAGACGGTCACTCACGGTTGATCTGCTCATTCCTGCTGCTCTGTTCATTTGAATTGTGAGATCTCTTTGTCTTGTTGGTTGTTTTGACTTTTTTGTATGACTGTTTTGCACATTGAATGGTGTTATGATGTTTACTGATCATGGGTTTAATCTAATTTTTGGGTCAGTAGAAAGAGTTGCATTTGATTTGAAAATTAGCGTTTAAGTTGTTGTCTTAGGGGAACCATGGAGTACAACAATATCTCATGATGCCCAAAGTTAAATACCTGGGAAGTATTTTAAATGCTTATGGGCCTTCCGTTTGCAGTTTTTATCTTCAAAATTTGACACCTATCTAACGGTCTAAACTTCATGAATTAGTAATAtaaaaattgaaacaaaacaCTATGCCTTGATGTATCCCCTAATTGACAAATGACAAGCATATAAAATAACTATTGGTATCTTGCATCTGGGTTAAAAAAATAGAACACCCGTTATTATAGTTGAGATTTTCTCTCTTTTTATACTTCTGACTGAATGAAAAAATATTCTAGGACAAAGCCTTTAAGAAAATTACTAATTGCTACAAATAGAAGTAAGATCATCACAGATTGGGTCGGTTGGCTAATGGGTTGTTGTCATGTGAAAAAGGTTGCATATACATAAAACATGGCATATAAAAAGGTTTCAAATAATAACAAAGGGAGACAACAAAGAACCAATTCAAGTACAAGCTATAAGAAAGTGGGTATGTTTCAAAGAAATAATTTAATATCTAAAATAAATGGACTTCTATTTTTTGTGACATGGAGATGCAATAGAAGTATTTTTTCTTTCCTTTCAGTCGTGTTATTTGAAACTGATGCCAAGACACTCAACTGTTTGCAATGAACATCTTTGAAAAAGTGATGGTTTAGATTTTCCACTGAATTTTAGAAGCTTCTTTTATTTTTGACATTTGAAACTTAAATTACACAAGGTATGAGAGATAGTCTCATAGTCACATAACAAGAGTGGGAGATTTGAGGTGGTGGAAATCACAGATCCAAAAGGTcagttttctttttgtttttatattattttgaCGAAACGATGGTGTTCTATTTCATTATTTAACAAAGAGTCATGGGTGACGAGTGTCTAACAATATAAAGTATAACTTTAAAAAGTTGTTTTTGGGATTTATTAAGATCCAATGCTGGTAGTTTTCTTTTTAGTAAATCGAGTTTGTTCCTTTtgttagtgatgtgttggttaaATTGAGTTGAATTTCCTACTGTTAGGCTTTTGCATGATGTGAATGTTGAGGAGTTTTTGCTATTTTTGGTTAAATGCGCTTAATACTAATCTCAATTCCCACAATCTAAAGGCAAAGATTAATCATCCTATGAAAGCgtgattaggtgtaactgcttAAATATTGCTATTGTTATTAACGTAATGGTGACACGTGGACAAGTAAAAAAGACGCACGggtaaaagaagaaaagaaaaaccaTCCCAAGGGGTGTAAAGGGGTTTGTTAGGTTGATTGGTCCTGTGGAAAACAACATAAGAACCAACACTGTGTTTTGCTGATAAGTGCTTTTGTTGGTAGTTCATCATAATCCTTCGAGGCCCACACTTTCTGTCATTCTTGCATTGCATTTTAGTATTTGAAAACCTCTCATAAATCTATCTTTAATTATTAAGTTATATCTTATATCGTTTTCAAATATGTCTTGAATCTTTTGGTGGGACTTAATCTTTTTTTGATGTTTATAAGTGTCTGGTACATGGGTTTTGCAGAAAGCATGGATGGTAAAGGAGGGTATGCAGAAAACATGGTTGATAAAGAGGTGTTGGAAGATAGATGATCAAGCAATTGCTAGGAAAAGATAGATTTGAAAGAAGAAATCAAACAACTTAACTGAGAACTCACGTTACAAAAGGACACATCCGAGTGATTACGAATGGAAATCGTAGATCCATTTCATCATGGATCGCGAAACAAATGGGATTCATAAGTTGTATAAATAATACATACGAAGAAAACGCCTCGCTCGCACTCGGTAAAATTTACAAGCCCCCGCGAGGCAACGTCCGCGGGTCTAAATTCTAGTTTATATTTAAATGTAAAGTATTAATATATATACCACACAAAGAACAAATACAGTATTTACTCTCTTCGCAAGATCTCCCCCTCTCTCTTCTACACCACCACCTACCACCTGACACCACCCTGACGCCACCAACCGgacatcaccaccaccattcaTCACCTCCTCACCCGACATCACCACCACCGTTCCCCCTAGCCTCTGTTGCTTCAATTGATAGTCTCACTCTCCCCCtctctctttctttctttctctctcgtcCCAACTACCACCACCTGCCACATCGACGCCACATGTcgtcttctctctttccctttcTTTTTCCCTCTCTCTCACTCACAAGAGCACAGCCATCTTAACCCGATCTGGCCACCGTATGGGTGTGTAGGGCTTAGATTTAGGGCTCTGATTACCGATTGTTAGGGTTTGCAATTGAACTCGTATGCGTGTGTAAAGTTTGGGGATAAACAGGTTGTTTGTTTGGGGGTTATGGTCTGAATCGGGTCGGGTAAGAAGCATCAACAGAAAATCTAGGAGGTTCAATCATAATAATAGGAGCAACAAAATAAGTAGTTTCAGAACTATTCACCTGGAACTAGCTGGGTAATGATGGCGTTTGCCGTCGGCGGAGACGGTGGTTGTTGGGTGGTGGCTGTGTTACCATTACTGTTAGTCACGACTGCCATTATTGTTAACTTTTGATGGAGAAATAGTTCAGGAGGAAAAAATATGGGTAttgtaaaaaataatattttatagtGGGAGGGGGGGCAGTGAGAGAGTGGCAGTGAGCAAAAGAGTCGTCGGTGGTGGTTGacaggtgatggtggtggtggtggtggtgggttgttgGTGTCGATAGGTGGTGGCCGGTGATGTTGATGGTGAGGTTGTTGGTGGTGAGGGAGTGGTAATGGCGGCGGCGACGGTGGTGGGAGCTGgtgggtggtggttgtggtggtgatggGGTGGTAATGGCGGGGGCTGGTGGTGGCGGTGTCGGTGTCTAGTGGTGTTAtagaagatagagagagagaggagataTAGAGAGAGAAAATGGGTGATGAAGTGAGGAAGAAAAGATCTGATTGATATTGttatacatgtttatatttttcatttttatatcaACAAAAAAAGACAAAACAAATGGATTTTAAAAATCAATTTAAATACATATTTATAGAATTACATAATACACTTATCTTTAACAAACATTCTAGGCAGAGTTAGGGGCGAGGAGTGAAATGAAGATAAGTTAAATAAATCAATGAGTAAAATagctatttttaaaggattgaggcaaaaccgttaaaacgactAAACCACATGGAGCAAAACGGAATTTTACTCTAAAAACATAATATATGGTACAATAAGGGTTAGGATGGTATTTTCTCCCTTGGTAGGGATGTTAATGGAACCCGAATCCAATGCGTAAATTCAAAACCCGATATATTTGGGACGAGTTTGGGGTCAGTTAATCGGATTTGCGACGGGTCAGTTAACCCGGACAAAAAAAACTTGTTTGATGAGATCATGATGCATGTTGATAATGATCTTCCACGCGTCTTCTTTATTGATGGTCTAGGTGGAACTGGAAAAAACATTTTTGTACAATGCCTTGCTTGCTGAAATTCGGTCACGTGGTCTTGTTGCTCTCGCGACAGCTTCATCAGCGGCTAATAATATGCTAGGAGGTAGAACGACTCACTCGAGATTCAAGATTCCTATTAATCTTGAAAATAATTCAATGTGCAATATCAAAAAACAAAGTGGGGCCGCTAAACTAATTCGGTCGGCCAAAATAATCATATGAGACGAAGCGTCGATGGCTAAACGACAGGCGATAGAGCCAGTCTATCGTACATTACAAGACACTATAGGTGTTAGTCTCCCATTTGGTGGGAAGATAATGGTTATGGGAGGTGACTTCAGTCAGGTGTTGCCGGTTATTAAACGTGGCACTCGAGCACAGATTGTAGACTCCAGCCTACAAATGTCACCTCTTTGGTCTTTGACTAAAAAGAAGCGGTTGACCATAAATATGAGAGTGCTTAAAGATCCATGGTTTTCTGAATTTCTTTTAAGAGTCGGCGATGGAACTGAAGAACCAATCGAAGGAAATTATATCCGCATACCCGATGACATGACAATTCAGTGCAACAATAGAGAAAACTCTATAAAAGAATTGATCAATGTAATCTTTCCATCAATTGAAGATAACGTATATTCTTTGTATTATATAATCTCTAGAGCAACATTGTCCACTAAAAATGAGAGTGTTGACGAGATTAATAATCAAATGATTGACATTTTTCAAAGGGAGGAAAAAGTTTATTACAGTTTTGACGAAGCTGAAGACGTTCAGCACAACTTCTATCCGGTCGAATTCTTACACTCGCTAAATGTTTGTGGTTTGTCGCCTCATAAGCTTCGTTTAAAAATTGGATGCCCAATAATATTGTTACGGAATATCGATCCATCACATGGCCCGTGTAATGGCACACGGTTGATATATAAAGGTTTCATGCGAAATGTTATTGATGCAAAAATTGCAGTCGGTCAACATGCTAGAAAaaagagggttttttttttttttttttgccaagaATCCCTCTAACCCTTTCTAAAGAGGACATGTTCCCATTCAAGCTGAAAAGAAAACAATATCCAATTCGACTTAGCTTTTCCATGACGATTAATGAAGCTCAAGGTCAAACAATTCCGCACGTTGGTATTtatagggctggcatatcgtgtatacccgtacacgataagacacggcacgataagacacgatacatgaaatcccatacacgaacacgacacgataacttatcgtgtccATTATtttaaacacgaacacgacacg
This genomic stretch from Helianthus annuus cultivar XRQ/B chromosome 8, HanXRQr2.0-SUNRISE, whole genome shotgun sequence harbors:
- the LOC110870134 gene encoding uncharacterized protein LOC110870134 — protein: MAKRQAIEPVYRTLQDTIGVSLPFGGKIMVMGGDFSQVLPVIKRGTRAQIVDSSLQMSPLWSLTKKKRLTINMRVLKDPWFSEFLLRVGDGTEEPIEGNYIRIPDDMTIQCNNRENSIKELINVIFPSIEDNVYSLYYIISRATLSTKNESVDEINNQMIDIFQREEKVYYSFDEAEDVQHNFYPVEFLHSLNVCGLSPHKLRLKIGCPIILLRNIDPSHGPCNGTRLIYKGFMRNVIDAKIAVGQHARKKRVFFFFFCQESL